One window of the Syngnathoides biaculeatus isolate LvHL_M chromosome 11, ASM1980259v1, whole genome shotgun sequence genome contains the following:
- the LOC133508294 gene encoding diacylglycerol kinase theta-like isoform X9, whose product MPEDAGLGVLQRGALGGPDPRGSLPRPGRSQAARLLRVQEADGGKRSASLPSVRAARARRLRRLLLRRLPPVPRGRAPAAGHLSPPLAGGQPVAGGALPGVPADLRLVRRPGGRQVRVVRRHGDGDDVESPGDGPPAAPERGKRFVKVYDGDEALESARFRLVSVVRTAGNREILEAALRAFYLPGDPRHFQLQEAGGLGRLRGDDERNGDPGDGAAWILRAKGGGAEVIQVYGGAARRGRDFVGVGVSQDATAASVLAEVLPRLALRASAPSDLRDGAFSGSPGKDDATPFELQEVFMSAKRVEKQTLTPQQNILERLHDIRKMSLRRMNLTRFYVAERQSRAPAQVSLLIGGLPPLLSKEQYWQLTEEALDLKSHLADISHVYAGRGAVGLRLRCWSEAERVFTSARAARVRGRSLTPLVIPDVRAGPAGEDVRPLLVFVNPKSGGLKGEELLRGFRKILNPHQVFDLSNGGPLPGFHAFRALPSFRVLVCGGDGTVGWVLGDLEALRHQLACREPPVGIVPLGTGNDLARVLRWGAGYGGEDPAHILACVDEADEVPMDRWTVLLDARDLGEDGAETFPEAPKIVHMSNYLGVGIDAELSLDFHRARQDDPDKFTSRYGAPVPLRSTGLRLVCERRLLGSRVDLRPKTSRRPSPSRETLPVSVLPPSDLRRVCKTAKLATTCERRPPLLSVLSAARFHNKGVYVKAGLQKISAARSLHRELQLQVSAAPRDLPTSRPPDLPLPARSWGSGADLWGSEADARYSKPSIDDGLLEVVGVTGVVHMGQVQSGLRSGIRIAQGNYARVTLRKAFPVQVDGEPWLQPPGHIVVSAAGPKVRMLRKSKRKPEKATHGAKDERWESSAPSDRRADGMKPRP is encoded by the exons ATGCCTGAAGACGCTGGGCTCGGCGTGCTCCAGCGCGGCGCCCTCGGCGGTCCGG ATCCCCGTGGCTCACTGCCTCGCCCCGGACGCTCACAAGCGGCGCGTTTGCTGCGTGTGCAGGAAGCAGACGGAGGGAAACGGAGCGCTTCGTTGCCAAG TGTGCGAGCTGCACGTGCACGCCGACTGCGTCGCCTTCTCCTGCGCCGATTGCCGCCAGTGCCACGTGGACGGGCCCCCGCCGCAG GACACCTTTCACCACCACTGGCGGGAGGGCAACCTGTCGCCGGCGGCGCGCTGCCAGGCGTGCCGGCGGACCTGCGGCTCGTCCGACGTCCTGGCGGGCGTCAGGTGCGAGTGGTGCGGCGTCACG gcGACGGCGATGACGTGGAGTCGCCCGGAGACGGCCCGCCGGCGGCGCCCGAGCGCG GCAAACGCTTCGTCAAGGTCTACGACGGCGACGAAGCCCTGGAGAGCGCTCGCTTCCGCCTCGTCTCCGTCGTCAGGACCGCCGGGAACCGGGAAATTCTG GAGGCGGCGTTGCGGGCCTTCTACCTGCCCGGCGACCCCCGGCACTTCCAGCTGCAGGAGGCGGGCGGACTCGGCCGTCTCCGTGGCGACGACGAGCGGAACGGGGATCCGGGCGACGGCGCCGCCTGGATCCTGAGGGCCAAAGGGGGCGGCGCCGAGGTCATCCAAGTGTACGGGGGCGCGGCCAG GCGGGGGCGGGACTTCGTCGGCGTGGGCGTGTCCCAGGACGCCACGGCGGCGTCCGTCCTGGCCGAGGTCCTCCCCCGGCTGGCGCTGCGG GCCTCTGCACCCTCCGACCTTCGGGACGGAGCCTTCTCGGGTTCCCCGGGCAAAGACGACGCGACGCCATTCGAACTGCAGGAAGTCTTCATGAGCGCCAAACGGG TGGAGAAACAAACGCTGACGCCGCAGCAGAACATTCTGGAGAGATTGCACGACATCAGGAAG ATGTCCTTGCGCCGGATGAACCTGACCCGCTTCTACGTGGCGGAGAGGCAGAGCCGTGCGCCGGCGCAGGTGAGCCTGCTGATTGGAGGGCTGCCCCCCCTGCTGTCCAAAGAGCAGTACTGGCAGCTCACCGAGGAAGCGCTGGACCTCAAAA GCCACCTGGCGGACATCAGCCACGTGTACGCCGGCCGAG GCGCGGTGGGCTTGCGGTTGCGGTGCTGGTCCGAGGCCGAGCGCGTCTTCACGTCGGCGAGGGCCGCCCGCGTCCGCGGCCGATCGCTGACGCCGCTCGTCATCCCGGACGTGCGG GCGGGCCCGGCGGGCGAGGACGTGCGCCCCCTGCTGGTGTTCGTCAACCCAAAGAGCGGCGGCCTGAAGGGCGAAGAGCTTCTCCGCGGCTTCCGGAAGATTCTCAACCCGCACCAAGTCTTCGACCTCTCCAACGGGGGCCCTCTGCCGGG CTTCCACGCCTTCCGGGCCCTTCCCAGCTTCCGGGTGTTGGTGTGCGGGGGCGACGGCACGGTGGGGTGGGTGCTGGGCGACTTGGAGGCGCTGCGTCACCAGCTGGCCTGCCGGGAGCCGCCCGTCGGCATCGTGCCGCTCGGAACAG GCAACGACCTGGCCCGCGTGCTGCGCTGGGGGGCGGGTTACGGCGGCGAGGACCCGGCGCACATCCTGGCGTGCGTGGACGAGGCGGACGAGGTCCCGATGGACCGCTGGACCGTCCTGCTGGACGCCCGGGACCTCGGCGAGGACGGCGCCGAGACCTTCCCGGAAGCGCCCAAG ATCGTCCACATGAGCAACTACTTGGGAGTGGGCATCGACGCCGAGCTCAGCCTGGACTTCCACCGGGCCCGCCAGGACGACCCGGACAAGTTCACCAGCAGGTACGGCGCGCCGGTCCCACTCCGGTCGACGGGTTTGCGACTGGTGTGCGAGCGACGATTACTTGGATCCCGAGTAGATCTCAGGCCGAAGACCTCTCGCCGTCCGAGTCCTTCTCGAGAGACTTTGCCGGTTTCTGTGCTCCCCCCTTCTGACTTGCGCCGTGTCTGCAAAACGGCAAAGCTGGCGACAACTTGCGAGCGCCGCCCGCCTCTCTTGTCGGTTTTGTCGGCTGCCAGGTTCCACAACAAGGGCGTGTACGTGAAGGCGGGCCTGCAGAAGATCAGCGCCGCCAGGAGTCTGCACAGGGAACTGCAGCTCCAG GTGAGCGCAGCCCCGCGCGACCTCCCGACCTCACGACCTCCCGACCTCCCTCTGCCCGCACGTAGCTGGGGTTCCGGCGCGGACCTGTGGGGTTCCGAGGCGGACGCTCGCTACAGTAAGCCGAGCATCGACGACGGCCTGCTGGAGGTGGTGGGCGTCACGGGCGTGGTCCACATG GGTCAGGTGCAGAGCGGCCTGCGTTCCGGCATTCGGATCGCGCAGGGGAATTACGCGCGGGTCACGCTGAGGAAGGCTTTCCCGGTCCAGGTGGACGGCGAACCGTGGCTCCAACCTCCGGGACACATCGTTGTCTCCGCCGCCGGGCCCAAG GTGCGCATGCTGAGGAAGTCCAAACGCAAACCCGAGAAAGCGACGCACGGCGCCAAAGACGAGCGCTGGGAAAGCTCCGCCCCCTCGGACCGGCGTGCCGACGGGATGAAGCCGCGACCTTGA
- the LOC133508294 gene encoding diacylglycerol kinase theta-like isoform X11 produces MLHPACVRLPSGNSSERRCFRIAEGAGRSPGDGDDVESPGDGPPAAPERGKRFVKVYDGDEALESARFRLVSVVRTAGNREILEAALRAFYLPGDPRHFQLQEAGGLGRLRGDDERNGDPGDGAAWILRAKGGGAEVIQVYGGAARRGRDFVGVGVSQDATAASVLAEVLPRLALRASAPSDLRDGAFSGSPGKDDATPFELQEVFMSAKRVEKQTLTPQQNILERLHDIRKMSLRRMNLTRFYVAERQSRAPAQVSLLIGGLPPLLSKEQYWQLTEEALDLKSHLADISHVYAGRGAVGLRLRCWSEAERVFTSARAARVRGRSLTPLVIPDVRAGPAGEDVRPLLVFVNPKSGGLKGEELLRGFRKILNPHQVFDLSNGGPLPGFHAFRALPSFRVLVCGGDGTVGWVLGDLEALRHQLACREPPVGIVPLGTGNDLARVLRWGAGYGGEDPAHILACVDEADEVPMDRWTVLLDARDLGEDGAETFPEAPKIVHMSNYLGVGIDAELSLDFHRARQDDPDKFTSRYGAPVPLRSTGLRLVCERRLLGSRVDLRPKTSRRPSPSRETLPVSVLPPSDLRRVCKTAKLATTCERRPPLLSVLSAARFHNKGVYVKAGLQKISAARSLHRELQLQVSAAPRDLPTSRPPDLPLPARSWGSGADLWGSEADARYSKPSIDDGLLEVVGVTGVVHMGQVQSGLRSGIRIAQGNYARVTLRKAFPVQVDGEPWLQPPGHIVVSAAGPKVRMLRKSKRKPEKATHGAKDERWESSAPSDRRADGMKPRP; encoded by the exons ATGCTGCATCCCGCCTGCGTGCGCCTCCCGTCCGGGAACTCGAGCGAGCGCCGCTGCTTCCGCATCGCCGAGGGCGCCGGGCGTTCGCCGG gcGACGGCGATGACGTGGAGTCGCCCGGAGACGGCCCGCCGGCGGCGCCCGAGCGCG GCAAACGCTTCGTCAAGGTCTACGACGGCGACGAAGCCCTGGAGAGCGCTCGCTTCCGCCTCGTCTCCGTCGTCAGGACCGCCGGGAACCGGGAAATTCTG GAGGCGGCGTTGCGGGCCTTCTACCTGCCCGGCGACCCCCGGCACTTCCAGCTGCAGGAGGCGGGCGGACTCGGCCGTCTCCGTGGCGACGACGAGCGGAACGGGGATCCGGGCGACGGCGCCGCCTGGATCCTGAGGGCCAAAGGGGGCGGCGCCGAGGTCATCCAAGTGTACGGGGGCGCGGCCAG GCGGGGGCGGGACTTCGTCGGCGTGGGCGTGTCCCAGGACGCCACGGCGGCGTCCGTCCTGGCCGAGGTCCTCCCCCGGCTGGCGCTGCGG GCCTCTGCACCCTCCGACCTTCGGGACGGAGCCTTCTCGGGTTCCCCGGGCAAAGACGACGCGACGCCATTCGAACTGCAGGAAGTCTTCATGAGCGCCAAACGGG TGGAGAAACAAACGCTGACGCCGCAGCAGAACATTCTGGAGAGATTGCACGACATCAGGAAG ATGTCCTTGCGCCGGATGAACCTGACCCGCTTCTACGTGGCGGAGAGGCAGAGCCGTGCGCCGGCGCAGGTGAGCCTGCTGATTGGAGGGCTGCCCCCCCTGCTGTCCAAAGAGCAGTACTGGCAGCTCACCGAGGAAGCGCTGGACCTCAAAA GCCACCTGGCGGACATCAGCCACGTGTACGCCGGCCGAG GCGCGGTGGGCTTGCGGTTGCGGTGCTGGTCCGAGGCCGAGCGCGTCTTCACGTCGGCGAGGGCCGCCCGCGTCCGCGGCCGATCGCTGACGCCGCTCGTCATCCCGGACGTGCGG GCGGGCCCGGCGGGCGAGGACGTGCGCCCCCTGCTGGTGTTCGTCAACCCAAAGAGCGGCGGCCTGAAGGGCGAAGAGCTTCTCCGCGGCTTCCGGAAGATTCTCAACCCGCACCAAGTCTTCGACCTCTCCAACGGGGGCCCTCTGCCGGG CTTCCACGCCTTCCGGGCCCTTCCCAGCTTCCGGGTGTTGGTGTGCGGGGGCGACGGCACGGTGGGGTGGGTGCTGGGCGACTTGGAGGCGCTGCGTCACCAGCTGGCCTGCCGGGAGCCGCCCGTCGGCATCGTGCCGCTCGGAACAG GCAACGACCTGGCCCGCGTGCTGCGCTGGGGGGCGGGTTACGGCGGCGAGGACCCGGCGCACATCCTGGCGTGCGTGGACGAGGCGGACGAGGTCCCGATGGACCGCTGGACCGTCCTGCTGGACGCCCGGGACCTCGGCGAGGACGGCGCCGAGACCTTCCCGGAAGCGCCCAAG ATCGTCCACATGAGCAACTACTTGGGAGTGGGCATCGACGCCGAGCTCAGCCTGGACTTCCACCGGGCCCGCCAGGACGACCCGGACAAGTTCACCAGCAGGTACGGCGCGCCGGTCCCACTCCGGTCGACGGGTTTGCGACTGGTGTGCGAGCGACGATTACTTGGATCCCGAGTAGATCTCAGGCCGAAGACCTCTCGCCGTCCGAGTCCTTCTCGAGAGACTTTGCCGGTTTCTGTGCTCCCCCCTTCTGACTTGCGCCGTGTCTGCAAAACGGCAAAGCTGGCGACAACTTGCGAGCGCCGCCCGCCTCTCTTGTCGGTTTTGTCGGCTGCCAGGTTCCACAACAAGGGCGTGTACGTGAAGGCGGGCCTGCAGAAGATCAGCGCCGCCAGGAGTCTGCACAGGGAACTGCAGCTCCAG GTGAGCGCAGCCCCGCGCGACCTCCCGACCTCACGACCTCCCGACCTCCCTCTGCCCGCACGTAGCTGGGGTTCCGGCGCGGACCTGTGGGGTTCCGAGGCGGACGCTCGCTACAGTAAGCCGAGCATCGACGACGGCCTGCTGGAGGTGGTGGGCGTCACGGGCGTGGTCCACATG GGTCAGGTGCAGAGCGGCCTGCGTTCCGGCATTCGGATCGCGCAGGGGAATTACGCGCGGGTCACGCTGAGGAAGGCTTTCCCGGTCCAGGTGGACGGCGAACCGTGGCTCCAACCTCCGGGACACATCGTTGTCTCCGCCGCCGGGCCCAAG GTGCGCATGCTGAGGAAGTCCAAACGCAAACCCGAGAAAGCGACGCACGGCGCCAAAGACGAGCGCTGGGAAAGCTCCGCCCCCTCGGACCGGCGTGCCGACGGGATGAAGCCGCGACCTTGA